The nucleotide sequence GTAGCTGTTTATTATCTTGCAGCACCGGCAATCAATTTCTCTCTGTACTCTGAATGTGCTTAAGTAGTACGGATATATTTTTGagcaaaataacaaatatagaACTATCCAATGCATTCCAACAATACCCTTTTGGTtctatagagaaaaaaaattatctttctaCTCTCTCTCCAACAACTATTTCTTCTCTTCTACTTCTTCACTCACAAGTTTCTTTCTTGTACTTGTACTTGTGTGAACTCAACTTGCAAACATGAGTAAAcaagatatgatgaaaattcaGGTACACCCTTGTTCttcttacttgttttttttagtcttgTGTTCACTAGTTAATTAAAGTACTTGTTGAAGTTAAATCTGTACTTATGTTTAACtggtttttggtttgtttgtttcttatgtagaattgtCTTCTCAAGGTTAATATCCATTGTGAAGGGTGTGAGCAGAAAGTGAAGAAACTGCTTCAGAAAATTGAAGGTACATTTAGACCATgtttctttcatcttttcttgttttttttttttttttttttttttcttttcaaattcttAGAATTTAGTTCACATGTTAACTTTACTATGTCGGTTTCtgtcaaaaacacaaaaacaaaaactttactATGTCggtttaacattttctcatgtttCTAAACCCttcttaatttcatgttttgttGCTTCATTCATCCAAAGTTTCAAACTTTATGATGTTTTAgttttgaagtttgattaaatGTTAAGTTTTGAagttaaaattgtatttttacacgtttgtgttgttgttgttgtgatgcaGGGGTGTATTCTGTGAATATAGATGCAGAACAAGGGAAGGTGTTGGTGACAGGTGATGTAGATCCAGCAAAGCTCCTAAAAAAGCTGAAAAGTTCAGGGAAACATGCTGAACTATGGGGTGGACAGAAAGCTATGAtgattaatcaaaatcaaaactttcaACAACAACAGCCTCAGTTTAAGAACATGCAAATTGATAACAACAAAGGGGGTAAGAACAACAAGCCTCAAAATCAAAAGGGTCAAAAAGGTGGTGTTCAAGTAGCACAGTTTCAAAATCCTAAAGGAGGAAAAGATATGAAAGTGCCCAACAAATCTCAGAAAcatgttaattttgatttgtcTGAGGAGGAATTTGATGAGAGTGACGCTGATTTTGATGActatgatgatgaagatgattttGATGAGGATGAAGAAGAGGAGTTTGGTCATGGACATGGCCATGGTCAAGGGCCTCAAGGCAATGGATTTGGGCAGCATCCTATGCATAATAACAAGATGATGATGGCTATGATGCAGAATCAGAATGGTCGTGGGCCACAGCTAGGGCCTGGTGGTGGTATGATGATGAATGGGCCTGCTGCCATGAACATCCCAAAGGGAGGGGGTGGTAATTATGCTAAAGCTAAAAAAGGAGATATTATGGATCTACCTATGCAAATGCATATGAAGGGTAAAAGTGGAAATTACGGTGAGGTAAAAAATGGTAATGGAGGTGGTAAGAAAGGGGGTGATGATGGAGGTAAGAAGAATAAAGGGGAAAAGCAAAAGGGTGGTGGGGGAGATTGGGGAGATGAAAAAAATAGtagcaagaagaaaaatggTAAAGGTAAAAACGGTGGTGGTGGTTTTCTAGTTAAGTTTCTAGGGCTTGGAAAAAAGAGCAAAAAGGGAGGAGGTGCAGCCGACAcaacaaacaagaaaaaaaacaatggaggAGGTGGAAATAGCAACAACAGCAAAGGGAAAGATGGTAAGAAAGGTGAAAAATTGGATaaagttgaatttgatttccaAGACTTTGATATCACTCCTCATGGTAAAAGTGGCAAGGgtggaaatggaaatggaaatgggAAAGGTGCTCCTGCCAAGGGTAATGCCAATAATGGTCATGGTAGCAATAATAATGGTAATGGGGGCCATATGGGTCCAATGGGGCAGATGGGTGCAATGAATCAGATGGCAGCAATGAATAGGATGGGTCCAATGGGGCAGATGGGTTCAATGGACCAAATGAGGAGCATGCCGGCAGTGCAAGGATTACCGGCCGGGGCAGCAGCCGCGGCGATGAATGGTGGCTATTATCAAGGAATGCAGCAGATGCAACCAAATCCTTATCatcagcagcagcagcagcatcaacaacaacagcagcagcagcaatacATGGCTATGATGatgcagcaacaacaacagcaacaaatgCAGCAACAACTGCAGCAGCAACAAATGCAGCAAGGAAACATGAACAACATGTATCCACAACATATGATGTATGGAGGTGGAAGGCCACATCCATCAATGAACTATATGGGACCGCCACCAATGCCATCACACCCTATGGCAGATCCTATCACTCATGTTTTCAGTGATGAGAACACTGAGAGCTGTAGCATCATGTAAAGTAATTAATTACTAGTAGTGCTAGTTTGTTTTCAGGTTCtattattgtcttttttttttggggggtcCATTAAATTTTGTTGCAATGGTAGGAAAATGTGCAAGATTTAAGGATTTATCTGATTATATCATatgatgtttgttttattttgttgtgtgtCCTGTGTAACGACAACCTTATGAGCAGGACATGGTGCCAATGCCAGTCAATGACAGTATATCACATGACCTGTGGTGACTAAATCACTCCTCAGAACTTATCTTAACCCATTAAATTGTATGAGTTCTTCTaactaattattaattttagcTTGATAAATTAGTATCTTCCTTTCACCTTGTTTTGAGTTGTGATTTCCTTGCTTACTTGAACTTGTACCACGTATTGAAGGGAATTGCGAATCATGTGACTATGCACTTGACAGCACGAATTGCTAAAATTTTACTGTACATGCCGGACATACAAATTCACGGGTTCAATTTGTAATAATCGTTTGGTAAACGATAAGATTTGTAAGGTTTGGTCCGTATTGGACCCAACCAAAATCACTGTTCAACCCAAACAACTATGAATGATTCAAATTGTGGGTTCATTTGGTTTTCTCCGAATCTATGAACATTCCGATTCTTTCATATACCTCTCTGGAGGAACCTAGTAAACACAACCAAAAGGGGGTGGACAACGACTTAGGTGAAGAAAAGTTAACCTCAGAGTTTCGATTGTTGCAGGGATTCCGCTCCTTAGAATGTAAAGTGAACAATATGGACCAATAGTTAATAAACTAAAGGTAGATATTGTAGGTACTACATAACAAATCATAATAACAACTCTTAGATTTTTTCACTTTACATTTTAAAAGATCATCCCCATTGTTGCATATAATTTGATAGGAACTAACTACACAAATATTTAGAATTAAAAAACATCCCAAACTCTAAATTAGCTgttcaaaaataaacaataatctTATCTAACTTCGTAATACTAGTATAGtccaaatatattttacaacCAACCAATT is from Medicago truncatula cultivar Jemalong A17 chromosome 1, MtrunA17r5.0-ANR, whole genome shotgun sequence and encodes:
- the LOC11407989 gene encoding heavy metal-associated isoprenylated plant protein 34; translated protein: MSKQDMMKIQNCLLKVNIHCEGCEQKVKKLLQKIEGVYSVNIDAEQGKVLVTGDVDPAKLLKKLKSSGKHAELWGGQKAMMINQNQNFQQQQPQFKNMQIDNNKGGKNNKPQNQKGQKGGVQVAQFQNPKGGKDMKVPNKSQKHVNFDLSEEEFDESDADFDDYDDEDDFDEDEEEEFGHGHGHGQGPQGNGFGQHPMHNNKMMMAMMQNQNGRGPQLGPGGGMMMNGPAAMNIPKGGGGNYAKAKKGDIMDLPMQMHMKGKSGNYGEVKNGNGGGKKGGDDGGKKNKGEKQKGGGGDWGDEKNSSKKKNGKGKNGGGGFLVKFLGLGKKSKKGGGAADTTNKKKNNGGGGNSNNSKGKDGKKGEKLDKVEFDFQDFDITPHGKSGKGGNGNGNGKGAPAKGNANNGHGSNNNGNGGHMGPMGQMGAMNQMAAMNRMGPMGQMGSMDQMRSMPAVQGLPAGAAAAAMNGGYYQGMQQMQPNPYHQQQQQHQQQQQQQQYMAMMMQQQQQQQMQQQLQQQQMQQGNMNNMYPQHMMYGGGRPHPSMNYMGPPPMPSHPMADPITHVFSDENTESCSIM